In Thermodesulfovibrionales bacterium, the sequence ACCGGCAGGAGACCGGTAGTCCTTGAGGCGGAAGACCCTCTTGCCGTGCTGAAAAAAGAACTCTCACGTTATAAACCCGTTTCCGTTCAGGGACTCCCGAGGTTTTCAGGCGGTCTTGTCGGATATATGGGCTATGATATGGTGAGGTTTTTTGAGAAGATCCCCGACATGAAGAGACCCGGCACTGACCTGCCCGATATGTTCTTCATGCTCACCGACACGATGCTCATATTCGACAGCCTGAAACAGAAGATAAAGATCGTTTCGAATGTCCACGTCGACGGCAAGGGTTCTCAGAAGGCTTATAGAGAGGCTGTCGAGAAGATTGACAACCTCACCGAGAAACTCACGAGGCCAAGGACCAGATACCTGAAACAAGAGACTCACAGAAGGAGCCCGAGGCAAAAGAGGTTCACCTCAAATTTCAGGACAAGGGAAGCCTTTGAAGACGCCGTCGCCAGGGCAAAAGAATACATTGCAGCAGGCGACATTTTTCAGGTTGTACTCTCGCAGAGGTTCGAGCGCACGTCTCATCGGGACCCCTTTGACGTCTACAGGGCATTACGGGTGGTGAATCCTTCTCCCTACATGTATTTTATCAATACGGGCGATGCAGAGATCGTCGGCTCTTCGCCAGAGGTCCTCGTGAGGCTTGAAGGGAGTAAGGTTGTGCTCAGGCCCATCGCCGGAACGAGGAAAAGAGGCGAGACAGAAGCAGAGGACGAGGCCCTTGAGGAGGAACTGAAAAGAGACCCGAAAGAGATCGCCGAACATATCATGCTTGTCGATCTCGGGAGGAACGACGTCGGCAGGGTCGCTCAAAAGGGCTCGGTCGAAGTTACCGAGTTGATGGCCATTGAACGGTACAGCCACGTGATGCACATGGTGTCGAATGTTGAGGGGGAACTCGAAGACGGCCTCGACGCCTTTGATGTACTGAGGGCATCCTTCCCTGCCGGAACAGTCACCGGCGCCCCAAAGGTGAGGGCGATGGAGATCATAGAGGAGCTCGAACCGACGAGGAGGGGGCCCTACGCAGGGGCGGTCGGATATTTCAGTTATTCAGGCAATATGGATACCTGCATTACGATACGGACGCTTATAGCGAGAGCCAACAAAATCTCTGTTCAGGCGGGAGCGGGAATAGTCGCCGATTCAAGCCCTGAGAAGGAATATGCTGAGACCGTCAATAAGGCAATGGGGATGATGGAGGCAGTCGATATTGCGGAGAGGGGATTGGCATAAGAGATGAAGAAACCTAAGGTGGAGGATAGAGGAAACATGCTCCTCATGATTGATAACTATGACTCTTTCACGTATAACCTTGTGCAGCACCTCGGCGAACTGGGAGGCGACGTCAGGGTATTCAGGAATGACAGAATCACCATCGAAGAGATCGAAGGGCTGCAACCTGAAAGGATCGTCATTTCGCCAGGTCCATGCACTCCCAAAGAAGCGGGCATATCGATAGCCGTTATAAATCATTTTTCGGGGAAGGTCCCCATCCTCGGCGTATGTCTCGGCCACCAGTCCATAGGGGCCGCTTTCGGAGGGGACATTATAAGGGCTCCGAAGCTCATGCATGGTAAGACGTCCATGATATACCATGACGGGAAGACGATCTTTGAAGATCTTCCGAACCCCTTTGAGGCGACACGGTACCACTCCTTGGTCATAAAGAAGGAGACCATGCCCGGTTGTCTTGAGATCTCGGCGTGGACAGAAGATGGAGAAATCATGGGGGTGAGACATAAGGAGTTTCTCGTTGAAGGAGTGCAGTTTCATCCCGAATCCATACTCACGAAGGTCGGGAAAGACCTGTTGAGAAATTTCCTTTCCCTTGGAAAAGGCCGATGATTAAAGAGGGGATACACCTTCTCGTACAGAATATCGATCTCTCAGAGGCTGAGATGGCCGAGTGCATGAAAGAGATCATGGAGGGCATGGCCACGGACGCCCAGATCAGCGCCTTCCTCACGGCCCTCCGCATAAAGGGCGAGACCGTCGATGAGATAACAGGAGCTGCCAGGGTCATGAGGAAGAAGGTAACCGCCATCAAAGCACCGGAAGGGGTCCTCGATACCTGCGGGACGGGCGGCGATATGTCCTTTACCTTCAACATATCCACGGCAACAGCCATCGTCGTTTCTGCAGCCGGTGTGCCTGTTGCGAAACACGGGAACCGATCGGTCTCGAGCAAGTCGGGCAGCGCTGATGTGCTTGAGTCCCTGGGAGTAAAGATTGATCTGCCGCCGGAAAAGGTTGAACGCTCGATCTTTGAGACGGGTTTCGGTTTTCTCT encodes:
- a CDS encoding aminodeoxychorismate/anthranilate synthase component II, coding for MKKPKVEDRGNMLLMIDNYDSFTYNLVQHLGELGGDVRVFRNDRITIEEIEGLQPERIVISPGPCTPKEAGISIAVINHFSGKVPILGVCLGHQSIGAAFGGDIIRAPKLMHGKTSMIYHDGKTIFEDLPNPFEATRYHSLVIKKETMPGCLEISAWTEDGEIMGVRHKEFLVEGVQFHPESILTKVGKDLLRNFLSLGKGR
- the trpE gene encoding anthranilate synthase component I; its protein translation is MVHPDLSEFKRLSGEGNLIPVYREILADMDTPVSAFLKIGGNPSFLLESVVGGEKWARYSFIGSNPLKVIRGWGRKIEIRETGRRPVVLEAEDPLAVLKKELSRYKPVSVQGLPRFSGGLVGYMGYDMVRFFEKIPDMKRPGTDLPDMFFMLTDTMLIFDSLKQKIKIVSNVHVDGKGSQKAYREAVEKIDNLTEKLTRPRTRYLKQETHRRSPRQKRFTSNFRTREAFEDAVARAKEYIAAGDIFQVVLSQRFERTSHRDPFDVYRALRVVNPSPYMYFINTGDAEIVGSSPEVLVRLEGSKVVLRPIAGTRKRGETEAEDEALEEELKRDPKEIAEHIMLVDLGRNDVGRVAQKGSVEVTELMAIERYSHVMHMVSNVEGELEDGLDAFDVLRASFPAGTVTGAPKVRAMEIIEELEPTRRGPYAGAVGYFSYSGNMDTCITIRTLIARANKISVQAGAGIVADSSPEKEYAETVNKAMGMMEAVDIAERGLA